AAATCCAATTCTACAGGAGACATGATCATATTCCTAATCCCATCAGGATTGTACAGGGAAATTGTAAGCAACGTACCTAGCTTTGTCTTAGGTAATTAGAATTGTTGGGATGCAAGAAAGGGCAAATTAATCCAGCAACCGATCTCAAGAAATAAGAACAGTCGACCCAAAAGGAGGGAAAAACCGATCTCAATTATATGGTCTCCACTGAAAACTGAAAGTGCTGCCTCCAACAATAGTAGTACCGCCATATATAGATATAATTTTAAGATGAAAAAAGGTTAATCTATTTATGCCATAACCTCATACCAGAGCAGCATATGATTTGCTTTCTAAATAAACAAAGCATAACAGAAATATTGAAGCAATTTATCAACACTTTTTTCATCCTAGTCTTGCACTCGACCTCTAGACACTGCGCTCGACCTCTAGGCTCTAGTCTCACACTGCATTGGAATTCTACAGGAGACATGCAACTGCAACTGCATTAACTAGGTGCATCAGATTCTTGCAAGCCAATATCCTACTACTAATTTTAAAGCTGAGAACTATGGTACAACAAACATACAAGACTCAGTATTCCAGTGCATAACTCTAGTAGATCACCAGGTATGGTGTCGTGCCACCCAATTGATTTCCTAAACTCAGTATGCTACTCTTCTCCATCCCAAATGAGGGCTCATGTATCTTCAGAAAGGGGCGAAAATTACCTGAGCCAGGGCAGTGGCCACGGCAAAAAAACCAGGTACAAGTCATCACCCTCCACCGAGTTGAACTTGAAGCGGCAAtactcgtcctcctccttggtcatcacCCTACCATTCACGTTTCCCCACTGCTGGTGGATCTCGACGCTGTCAGgcgccttggcgtctccattgatgGAGGCAGGCTTCACCGGGTGGCAGCAGTGCGCATGGCAGACAGCCGCGTCGGGAAGAACGAAGCCGTCTGGGCAACGCGGCTGGGACATGGTCTACGGTAGCGTAGGCCTCGTCGGCGCTGATGACGTTGAAGAGCACCATGAGCATGGCCCCTAGCAGCGACCCCGCCATGCGGCCGCCTAGCACCAACGAGCTCGCACCCGCCCCCACTCCGCTTTGATCTGGTAGATCATAATTCGAGGAATCTGATCCGGGCTGCAGGGTTTGGGAGTAGAAGGGGGAGGGTGCACGGTGGGACGCGGGAGCTTTGAGAGGGATCGAGAGGGGTGAGAGAGATCCGTGGGAGGGAGAGGGGTCGTCGATTGTGGGGGTGGGCTTGGGGGTGGCTGTGAATCGNNNNNNNNNNNNNNNNNNNNNNNNNNNNNNNNNNNNNNNNNNNNNNNNNNNNNNNNNNNNNNNNNNNNNNNNNNNNNNNNNNNNNNNNNNNNNNNNNNNNNNNNNNNNNNNNNNNNNNNNNNNNNNNNNNNNNNNNNNNNNNNNNNNNNNNNNNNNNNNNNNNNNNNNNNNNNNNNNNNNNNNNNNNNNNNNNNNNNNNNNNNNNNNNNNNNNNNNNNNNNNNNNNNNNNNNNNNNNNNNNNNNNNNNNNNNNNNNNNNNNNNNNNNNNNNNNNNNNNNNNNNNNNNNNNNNNNNNNNNNNNNNNNNNNNNNNNNNNNNNNNNNNNNNNNNNNNNNNNNNNNNNNNNNNNNNNNNNNNNNNNNNNNNNNNNNNNNNNNNNNNNNNNNNNNNNNNNNNNNNNNNNNNNNNNNNNNNNNNNNNNNNNNNNNNNNNNNNNNNNNNNNNNNNNNNNNNNNNNNNNNNNNNNNNNNNNNNNNNNNNNNNNNNNNNNNNNNNNNNNNNNNNNNNNNNNNNNNNNNNNNNNNNNNNNNNNNNNNNNNNNNNNNNNNNNNNNNNNNNNNNNNNNNTGGGTGTGGgggagggaaggggaggggagagATCGGGAGGGCATGGGGAaggccatggacggcggcgagctccgctggaCGGAGGTGGCGGCGGGAAGTCGGGCGATGGAGATGGCGGCGGGAGGGAGGAGGGGAGCTCTATGGTTCGCGCAAGAGGGAGAGAGGCGAGTACGAGGGGTCAGGTGGGGTTCGGGCACGAGTGAAAGGGGGGTCGGGCGATGGAGATGGCGTGCGGTGGGCTGTATGAATGGATCGATGGATGgatctttgccatgtcatcaatccatgcCACACTGATTCCACCAATCACAATTGAGCTTATGTAATTTTGTCTTTTCCTTTTACTTCTCTTGTATTTTTTACCCTCCTATTTAGGGTGAACATTCAACATATAGTCCTTTCATAGCTTGAAAATGTACCAATATTGTGCACATGTGTGTATCTTGGGAcaacaaacaatgttgatttgaggGGTTTTCACTTTCTTTGCACAAAATATCATTTTTCAATTTTTTGAGTGCCAATAATCgggtttttgtgaaggacctatcatatatttgttgcaaaattggaccaaatcaattttctaaaatactaggccatatttaatgcacaattgacaaaatggttgggtgtcaaaagttttgatccacctctggtgaaaaagaaaaatttccgccgattcaggaggaagcgggtcaaatttgaactgcgactggctcgtagtttgctctttatttttccaaaaatcatttctaggtacaaaagtacctatttaatcatagaaacaccaaaaaaattccaagattcaaccactagctaggaacgatcattCACGTCGTTtttaccgcattttgaaacgggcataaaaaattcaaaaaaaatcaaaaaattggaaaaccttcgcattgtgtcattatatgtgaccaagttaccaggaaaaatcataaaattgtaatacggcaattgttttaaaaaagtgttctcagaaatgaactatcatgtgtgaagattcatgactttcaacctaaatgatcaatcttatggccacattcatggcatagtttgttcaaatgatctcatattgtgcacaagggtgcatattggaatggaaaacaatgttgcctaatgaagttttcattttctttggacgaaaaaaccattttccatttttcgagtgcccaaaaggaggttttttgtgaaggacctataatatatttgttgcaaaattgtaccaaatcaatattctaaaatactaggacatatttaatgcacaattgaccaaatggttgggtgtaaaattttttgatccacctctcgtgaaaaagacaaatttccgccgattcagcaggaagcgggtcaaatttgaactgcagctgcctcatagtttgctctttattttttcaaaaaacatttctagatacataagtatctatttaatcagagaaacatcaaaagttttccaagattcaaccactagctaggaatggtcaaacccgccgttttgtccgcattttgaaacgggcataaaaaattcaaacaaaataaaaaatttgggaaaccttcgcattgggtcattatatgtgaccaagtttccagaaaaataataaacttgtaatatggcaattactttaaaaaattgttctcagaaatgagctatcatgcgtgaagattcatggctttcaagccaaatgatcaatcttatggccacattcatggcatagttttttcaaatgatctcatattatgcacaagggtgcatattggaatggcaaactatGTTGCCTAAGGGACCttttattttctttgcatggaaaattcattttccatttttcgagtgcccgaattgagttctttttgtgaaggacctaccatatatttgttgcaaaataggaccaaatcaattttccaaaatactaggccatatttgattcacaattgaccaaatggttgggtgtcgaaagccttgatccacctctggtgaaaaagacaaattcccgccgattcagtaggaagcgggtcaaatttgaactgcagctgcctcatagtttgctctttattttttcaaaaaatcatttctagataaataagtatctatttaatcagagaaacatcaaaagttttccaagattcaaccactagctaggaacggtcaaacccgccgttttgaccgcattttgaaacgggcataaaaaattcaaaaaaaataaaaaaaaattgggaaaccttcgcattgtgtcattatacgtgaccaagtttccaggaataataataaacttgtaatatggtaattattttaaaaaagtgttctcagaaatgagctatcatgcgtgaagattcatggctttcaagccagatgatcaatcttatggccacattcatggcatagtttgttcaaatgatctcatattatgcacaagggtgcatattggaatggaaacaatgttgcctaagggactttttattttctttgcacagaaaattcattttccattttccgagtgcccgaattgagttctttttgtgaaggacctaccatatatttgttgcaaaattggaccaaataatttggtgtcaaaagttttgatccaccacttgtgaaaaagacaaatttctgccgattcagcaggaagctggtcaattttgaactgcatcaaccttattgtttgctctttattttttccaaaaatcatttctagttacataagtatctatttaatcataaatacatggtttggtggcgatacgtcgaggtttggatgtggctcagggccccaactccaaagcatGTAAACTCACATGCCCACCGCATGACCTTGGCGTTGTCATGCGTTCTAGGAGGCCTaggaatgtctagtgggttgggcactccccaggtaggtgctaggaagaaaattacaatagaagaatctcacgaggagactgacctatgctcaaagatgaattagcagccaagtgtttgattagaggtatgggaaatgcacatggccaatgggcgtgacttttggctgaggatgatcatctactaaggagaatgtcttcacaattttttagctcaaaaggaggatcctaggtggtacttgctttgcaaagtaccacgctggacaaaaatatgaatgttgaagctaggctcaaaataatgaatggattaagctgaaatttggtggaggatggttatttgggcataggaaagcattgtagaaaattgatactatttggacatgccaaagtagtacttccttcacaatgctcttctatggacagaaacttgggaaaactagtgagagagattggatgaatgaaatgagctcaaaattggtgtaggtaagttacataggtatggtcatgtgctggtaaattttcagatcatttgggtaagcttagctagtacttacttcacaaagtttctctcgaggtagaaactttggaaatttcctaagaaagatttactaggaaaattgagctgaatattatcatgtggcaatgatttgggtatggaagagtgcccaaaaagtttgagggtaataggaggggtatagataacacttgctttgcaacgtgccaatctggccataaaatataaattgaacctgggctcacatagatgatttgactgagctgcaatttggaggagggtgacaaTTTGGGCATAGGAAGGAACTGTATACATTTCATgtcatttcgatatataaaaaaggtacttccttcacaatgcttctaggtggacaaaaactttggaaatttgccgaggaagatttgctgggcaaatggagctgaattttgtcatgcggtaatgatttggataagaaagagtgcccaaaaattccgagggcaatcaagaatatataaatagaacttccttcataaagtgttgttgtgaacagaataggaaaatgaatattgttgaattagttttgaactaggcaaggaaggatttttacatatttgatgaagatatgacccaaagaatttatgagatttttttgggaattttgggaatgacagaaatataggttggttcacaacctagggcaaaaattgacacatggacatgacacataggcaaaactgatgaggtggcgccaagtcataccaatccaccacaatttacaaggttatgaccatctatattggtcatgatcagctagaaataaggcagcggactagtgctgtctgctttatgaccatttcgcgtaaggaaattacgacctttctgaccaaaatggtcgcaatggtttagggtttggagccccccgaacagcttttgaccaattggtctcaaatggtcatagatctatgaccaattcttccagggtcactgacagaaggtcactagttgacatatttcttgtagtgctaggagtggcacgaccggccttatgaggaccgctggcaggatcattcttgtgagggcgcctggagggactagCCTCGTGAGGCTCGACCTCAAGGCAACGCTGGCcttcctccactaccgccaccacctagaaggaatgacgaccaccatcaagacgagggagctgggggcttccaggagccgcgcgctatcgcctgcattctaggcggagctcaagccccagcctcgcagcgtatcttcaaacagtttgcccATGAAGTGAACgcagttctccccaagctcgaggccaaacgcccgctcagatggtccaggtgCCCCATCATGTTCagttcagcagatcagctcaagtgcacggctactgcgggcgtcctcccaatgctctgttcaccagtcatcagcaatgtccaagttacgaagatcctcatcgacggcggtgcgagGCTTAATGTCCTgtgcgtcgacacgttcgacaacctccaagtgccatatgaccagcttcagcctaccaatccTTTCTTAGAAGTGACCGACGACTCTACTACCCCGATCGGGCAGGTACGCCTTCCCGTTACCTTCGGAGaaagcaacaactaccgcaccgaactcatcgacttcaacgtcgcctacatccacctgccatgcaacgccatcctcgggtatccagccctggccaagttcatggcggtgacccatcatggctacaatgtcctcagatGTCGgggagcggcggaatcatcacagtcccatgcgaagaaagagacgcggtgtgctccctcaagcgtGCCTTCAAAGCTGCAGCAATCAACGACCCCGATAGCTAGGGCGAGCGCCCTCCAGAggccaccccaagaagaagaagaagcagctgcaccACGCAGGGCCTCAGGAAAGCGGCGCCTCGTCAGGATCGGCACccgcgcctggggcgcctccctccatcgcataggaaagcgcgcctagTGCCACTCTCGGGCAGGGCTCggaggctctcttctggagggcctcagactttgccagcatcacgagggaggcgcttgggcaccacttggaggtgtgctttgTGACACGTTCccctcaggagaacacagggcaaggagtgcccaccgctcaggagttcatcaccaagaccactcatgaactgcaagacgcaagggccatgcacGGCGACCGCCGCTCACCAGCCGCAGCTCCCCATCTAGGCAAGGATGCCGGGCTGCGTGTcagcatcgacgtcccagggctcaaccgggaCACCTCTCAGGAtcttttctggccttcgcgtgtggggtgctgcgagggtccacctcacaactacgttcgcatgccttttggcctgccgagcgtggcgacCGCCTATCAACGCAACCTGTGGAGCATCCTAGCTGTTCAGGATGCCGTGCTAACGGAGatgaagacggtcctcaaggaaccccctggacccctagagcctcccgaggctcagggccccggtggctcatgagaaacagccccttcgccgcataccttcagctgccccaactctccttcatcaacagaaccaggtgacattttccaagttcattcagctgggagcgcccccagggctgtagCATTCCCAGGATGCGTGGGTCCGTCCCTCTGGAATGTATCTTTCCTTTTTATGACTTTAGCTtaccctgttgggggcgcccctcgagctgcatcatccccaagccgctcggcccGGACCCAGTGGCACGCATCTTCcctgcatttacctgagctaggttgctttccatgcttaatctatctatgactatcacctgcttgattttCACCCACCAAGGGATCCGCACGCCAATTTCTTTAGGACCCTTCgcgttgcctaaccatctcgcaggaccaacacagtgaacaagaatcaagaccaggtgaacccgccttgaggtagggcctcgtgagtcccacgccAGCTCACAAGTGTCCAGACACACCTTgtctagccctaccgtgcaagccacgtgtcagggcggggttgcacacaccccgggggctctccgcagtagggagtcccctctcaTGCACCACAAGCAAACCAGCAATCATGACGGCGACCGGTGCCCTTCCTCGCGCTAACTTGCAGGAACTTCATGAGGGCCACAGCAGGCGGTACCGCggactctctctcttctctcatgcgattctcttgcacgttaaaagggggtctCCTTAGCATTGCGCCTcatgagctcttactggctctctagccctcaccccctggccttgaccatggcacgtgacctggcataccagcggcggctgagctcgctcgagggccaggacttgAGGACAtagagaaccaagaagaacatggaggggagggggagacCCGCACAGGCCTGACCTGGCTACACTACAGCGACCGACGTGCGAGTCCGGCACGACTCGAGGAGCCGACTCCAGACAGCCAAGATAACTTCCCGCTCTGAATCCACCAGTCACTACGACACGAGACCCTCGCTTACTCCCTTCGCTGCCCTGCTGCGGAAACGTTCTCTTCCTTTCCCATCCTAAGACAGCTGCTtgtgcgctaaaggggacctcttgagcatcgcgcctcaggagctcttactggacctcaggccgctcacctcctggccttgaccacggcatgcgacctggcataccagcgacgactacaacctgcctggggaccgggacctgtcagcatagagcaccaagctgccgcaGGATTGGAAAGGGGAAGGCCGAGACTCGGTAGGATAGCTGTCATCACTTGTCTCCAGAGACTGCACGAGCTCATGcgagtcgctggaccaccaggagtcgccGCTGTCGCTGAAGGAACTGCAAGCGAGACCCATGGTGGGCCCCGCGCCCACCGCGGCGTCGTCCTGGTGACCTCCTTGAGggaagcactccaggcggcggccttccttgttgaagaccttgaagaacagcatggacgcgccgtcgtactcgaagtggatcgcgagggcgccctacGCACGGCAGActcgggcaatctcgccccagcctcgggtcatgaagatcttcccggaGGCAACGACCCCAATCTCCGCTCCAGCCGTTGGGGCGTCGCAGTCGGTGTGCTGTAGCCAAAGTACGCGAAGGCCCCTCAGCGGCATCTCGGCGGCGAAGAACTGCAGCATGCATATCCAGGTGCTCGGTGCCAGCGTCGCCCATAGCACGAACTCGCGCAAAGAGTCCACAGCGTGGACCCCTAGGGCGACGGCGTGCGCCACTGTGACACGACGACCACGACCTTGGTGCGGGCGGCGCCGCTCACCGCTCCTCCCTCCAGAATCGTCGGCATGAGTGTACAAGGCAGCGGGTACCCAGGAGGCGGCCTCTCGTACCAAGGCCACGACACCACCGGCCTCACGACCATCCCGCGGCGATGAGACCTCCTCTTCTTCGGCAGGAGCAGCTCGGGCTCATTGAGTGGAGCCTAGCCCTTCTCTGCGTCTGAGAACCTCCGGATCGGCGCCATGTCTGCACAAGCAAGGAGTGGAGCAAGaaaggagaagaagcgggagaggCAGAGGAAGGATGGGCgacaggggctccgccccctcccatttatactaggagaaggccaaccagcaacccccccatgatcacaggtaatgatggttttccttacatgtcgcagggacttgtcaagtcaggcagttgacaaggcagcatggggaagcgaagacacccacgtccaatcaactgccacgcgtcgGCCAAGGtcgtaggctattggggcccgcggcgctccatgcTTGACTCttagcttcgcctcgaagccaagcgcgagcacgccttgggcccgggggctactgtcgacgttctggaaacgggggtccccagacttgcctgcctgtggcccacggcgtggctttgctagcaggcctgtacgacccatcttcatcaacaaggaatcaagaccctcgcgaggggccaagcctcgtgaggcggacgacacaagacctcctcaggagcggcctcaccaggatggctcgtgaggggcggagagttcaaggtcgggcaaacctcgcgaggttctcgtgatgtaagccatgacgatcga
The Triticum dicoccoides isolate Atlit2015 ecotype Zavitan chromosome 3A, WEW_v2.0, whole genome shotgun sequence genome window above contains:
- the LOC119272407 gene encoding uncharacterized protein LOC119272407; its protein translation is MSQPRCPDGFVLPDAAVCHAHCCHPVKPASINGDAKAPDSVEIHQQWGNVNGRVMTKEEDEYCRFKFNSVEGDDLYLVFLPWPLPWLRELNKAWTVVRDPMVVMLLGWLWPHMWQQRPPSCNLYRWPW